From a region of the Halomonas sp. HL-93 genome:
- a CDS encoding CidA/LrgA family protein, with product MPALNGLLWLISYWLLGEVVIHFSGLPISSGVVGMLLLCTTLAVLGRVPSSVAAAAQPLIALLAMLIMPGVVGVFFILDELAGQWLAIIVALLLGTLLSVITTLWLLKRLMGHHAH from the coding sequence ATGCCCGCGTTGAACGGCTTGCTATGGCTGATTAGCTACTGGCTGCTTGGAGAAGTGGTGATCCACTTCTCCGGCTTGCCTATCTCTTCCGGTGTGGTCGGCATGCTGCTGCTTTGTACCACACTGGCAGTATTAGGCCGCGTGCCATCAAGCGTTGCCGCTGCTGCCCAACCGCTTATTGCCCTGCTCGCTATGCTTATCATGCCAGGCGTTGTGGGCGTCTTCTTTATTCTCGATGAACTGGCTGGCCAGTGGCTCGCCATTATTGTGGCATTGTTACTCGGGACGCTGCTTAGTGTGATCACAACGCTCTGGCTACTGAAACGGCTTATGGGGCATCATGCCCACTGA
- a CDS encoding type I glyceraldehyde-3-phosphate dehydrogenase, translated as MANSTRYRIAINGYGRIGQCVLRALVERDHPEIEVVAINELSDLATITYLTRYDTTHGRFPGAVDNDGEALLVNGQRIQVLCEQAPEALPWAALDIDLVLECSGSFKGRATAEQHLAAGAKRLLFSQPAENDVDATIVWGINDDELTLSHRILSAASCTTNCLVPLLTVLDKALGLEHGVTTTIHSAMNDQPVIDAYHQTDLRLTRSAMQSIVPVDTGLALGISRLMPALAGRFECLHVRVPTINVSAMDAALTVRQDTDAEQVNALLRDASQQRLAGVLGYTEAPMASIDFNHDPRSGILDATQTRVAGKRLVKLLCWFDNEWGFANRMLDITQRLATLTAHNAH; from the coding sequence ATGGCTAACTCCACCAGGTATCGCATCGCTATTAATGGGTACGGGCGCATTGGCCAATGCGTACTGCGGGCACTTGTTGAACGCGACCACCCAGAGATTGAGGTCGTGGCGATTAACGAGCTTTCTGATCTGGCGACCATTACTTACCTCACCCGCTACGACACCACCCACGGCCGTTTCCCAGGTGCAGTAGATAACGACGGGGAAGCATTGCTCGTTAATGGTCAGCGCATTCAAGTCCTCTGCGAACAGGCCCCTGAGGCGCTTCCCTGGGCAGCGCTGGATATTGATTTGGTGCTGGAGTGCTCTGGCAGCTTTAAAGGCCGTGCCACCGCCGAGCAGCATTTAGCGGCTGGCGCCAAACGGCTGCTATTTTCTCAGCCAGCTGAAAATGATGTAGATGCCACCATTGTGTGGGGAATCAATGACGATGAGCTAACGCTCTCACATCGTATTCTTTCGGCCGCGTCATGTACCACTAACTGCTTGGTGCCACTGCTGACCGTATTGGATAAAGCACTGGGACTCGAGCACGGCGTGACGACGACCATCCACTCTGCCATGAATGACCAGCCGGTGATCGACGCTTATCATCAAACCGACCTGCGCCTGACGCGCTCGGCAATGCAATCTATTGTGCCAGTAGATACTGGCTTAGCATTGGGCATAAGCCGCTTAATGCCAGCCTTGGCGGGGCGTTTTGAATGTCTCCACGTGCGCGTGCCCACGATTAACGTATCCGCGATGGATGCTGCCCTAACCGTGCGCCAAGATACCGATGCCGAGCAGGTGAATGCGTTGTTGCGAGACGCCAGTCAACAGCGTTTGGCCGGCGTATTAGGCTATACCGAAGCACCCATGGCCTCGATTGATTTTAATCACGACCCACGCTCTGGCATCCTAGACGCCACACAAACACGGGTGGCGGGCAAACGCCTAGTCAAATTGCTGTGCTGGTTTGATAACGAGTGGGGATTTGCCAATCGCATGCTAGATATCACTCAGCGACTGGCGACTTTAACGGCCCATAACGCCCACTAG
- the tkt gene encoding transketolase gives MPSRFELANAIRALSMDAVQKAKSGHPGAPMGMADIAEVLWNDHLKHNPDDPKWADRDRFVLSNGHGSMLLYSLLHLTGYELSLEQLQNFRQLHSPTAGHPEYGYAPGIETTTGPLGQGFANAVGFAIAERTLAAQFNRPGHTIVDHHTWCFLGDGCLMEGISHEAASLAGTQQLGKLIALYDDNGISIDGEVEGWFTDDTAKRFEAYGWHVVPKVDGHNPEEVQAAIELAKSHADKPSLLICKTVIGFGAPNKQGKEEAHGAPLGEDEVAAARKQLDWPHAPFHVPEPIYSAWDARKAGNARQQEWEARFARYADAFPAEAREFTRRMKAQLPAELPTEALIEQAQEKGDSIASRKASFEVLNVIGPQMPELLGGSADLAPSNLTFWKGAKAITPEDADGNYLHYGVREFGMGAIMNGIGLHGGFVPYGATFLIFMEYMRNAVRMASLMGQQAIYVFTHDSIGLGEDGPTHQPIEQLTSLRTTPNLNTWRPCDAVETAASWDAAIKRHSGPTALVLSRQTLPHQPRTKTQLAAIQCGGYVLKDSEATPELILIATGSEVSLAMDAAAELEQQGKAVRVVSMPSAYRFNGQDAAYRESVLPSTVTKRIAIEAGHADYWYKYVGLEGRVIGMTTFGESAPAGDLFKHFGFTVENVVKQANELLG, from the coding sequence ATGCCGTCCCGTTTTGAGCTGGCCAATGCCATTCGCGCCCTTTCCATGGATGCTGTTCAGAAGGCCAAATCAGGCCATCCTGGCGCCCCCATGGGGATGGCGGATATTGCCGAGGTGCTATGGAATGATCACCTCAAGCACAACCCCGACGACCCCAAATGGGCCGATCGCGATCGGTTCGTGCTGTCGAATGGGCACGGCTCCATGCTGCTCTACTCGCTGCTGCACCTGACCGGCTATGAACTCAGCCTGGAACAGTTGCAAAATTTTCGCCAGTTGCACTCGCCCACCGCCGGCCACCCAGAATATGGCTATGCGCCGGGCATTGAAACCACCACGGGCCCGCTGGGCCAGGGGTTCGCTAACGCCGTGGGGTTCGCGATCGCTGAGAGAACCTTGGCGGCCCAGTTTAACCGTCCCGGCCATACCATCGTGGATCACCATACGTGGTGTTTCCTGGGGGATGGCTGTTTGATGGAGGGCATCTCCCACGAAGCGGCGTCACTCGCGGGTACCCAACAGCTGGGCAAGTTGATCGCGCTGTACGATGACAACGGCATCTCTATCGATGGCGAAGTGGAAGGCTGGTTTACTGACGACACCGCCAAGCGCTTCGAAGCCTATGGCTGGCACGTAGTGCCAAAGGTTGATGGCCATAACCCCGAAGAGGTTCAGGCCGCCATTGAGCTGGCCAAGAGCCACGCTGATAAGCCGAGTTTACTTATCTGTAAGACCGTGATTGGGTTTGGCGCACCCAACAAGCAAGGCAAAGAGGAAGCGCACGGGGCGCCGCTGGGTGAGGACGAAGTGGCCGCCGCACGTAAGCAGCTTGACTGGCCCCACGCGCCGTTCCACGTACCTGAGCCGATTTATTCTGCCTGGGACGCCCGCAAGGCCGGCAATGCCCGCCAGCAGGAGTGGGAAGCCCGCTTTGCCCGCTATGCTGACGCCTTCCCCGCCGAGGCACGCGAATTCACTCGCCGCATGAAGGCGCAGTTACCTGCCGAACTACCCACCGAAGCCTTAATTGAACAGGCCCAAGAGAAAGGCGATAGCATTGCGTCGCGCAAGGCCTCGTTTGAGGTGCTGAATGTGATTGGTCCGCAAATGCCTGAACTGTTGGGGGGTAGTGCCGACCTGGCCCCGTCGAACCTGACGTTCTGGAAAGGCGCCAAAGCCATTACGCCCGAAGACGCCGATGGCAACTACCTGCACTACGGCGTACGCGAGTTTGGCATGGGGGCGATCATGAACGGCATCGGCCTGCACGGTGGGTTTGTGCCTTACGGGGCCACCTTCCTGATTTTCATGGAGTACATGCGTAATGCTGTACGCATGGCATCGCTGATGGGGCAACAGGCGATTTACGTCTTCACCCATGATTCCATCGGCCTTGGTGAGGATGGCCCGACCCACCAACCGATCGAGCAACTCACCAGCCTGCGCACCACGCCTAATCTGAATACATGGCGACCCTGCGATGCGGTGGAAACGGCCGCGTCCTGGGATGCGGCGATCAAACGTCATTCCGGCCCCACGGCGTTGGTACTTTCGCGCCAGACGCTGCCGCACCAGCCGCGTACCAAAACGCAGTTGGCGGCGATTCAGTGCGGCGGCTACGTACTCAAGGATAGTGAGGCAACGCCCGAGCTGATCCTGATTGCCACTGGCTCAGAAGTCTCGCTGGCGATGGATGCCGCGGCCGAGCTCGAACAGCAAGGCAAAGCCGTCCGCGTGGTCTCTATGCCATCGGCCTACCGCTTTAATGGGCAAGATGCGGCGTATCGCGAAAGCGTGTTGCCAAGCACTGTCACCAAGCGTATCGCCATTGAAGCAGGCCATGCCGACTACTGGTACAAATACGTGGGGCTTGAGGGCCGCGTGATCGGCATGACGACGTTTGGCGAGTCAGCCCCGGCGGGCGACCTGTTCAAGCATTTTGGGTTTACCGTCGAGAACGTCGTCAAACAGGCTAATGAGCTACTCGGATAA
- a CDS encoding phosphoglycerate kinase, translating into MNVQKMTDLPLEGQRVLIREDLNVPIKNGHVSSDARLRAALPTIRAAAKAGAKVLLMSHLGRPTEGEPADEFSLAPVAAHLSELLGHPVKLVTNYLENAPTMANGDVVLLENVRFNTGEKKDDEQLAKQYAALCDIFVMDAFGTAHRAQASTHGVARFAPKACAGPLLAQELDALEKALAHPARPMAAIVGGSKVSTKLDVLTALSEKCDQLIVGGGIANTFIAAAGYNVGKSLHEADLIGQAKALMEKVAIPLPTDVVVATEFSESADAVVKPVDQVEDNEMILDIGPDTAAHLASLLKDAGTILWNGPVGVFEIDQFGKGTEVIAHAIANSSAFSIAGGGDTLAAIDKYAIADRVSYISTGGGAFLEYVEGKQLPAVTALEAAAQRS; encoded by the coding sequence ATGAACGTGCAAAAAATGACCGATCTGCCTCTTGAAGGGCAGCGAGTACTGATTCGCGAAGACCTCAACGTGCCGATTAAAAATGGGCATGTGTCCAGCGATGCACGTTTGCGGGCAGCACTCCCCACCATTCGAGCAGCCGCTAAGGCTGGCGCAAAAGTGTTGTTAATGAGCCACCTGGGACGCCCAACGGAAGGCGAGCCCGCCGACGAATTTTCACTGGCTCCGGTTGCCGCGCACTTGAGCGAGCTGTTAGGCCACCCCGTCAAGCTGGTGACCAACTATCTTGAGAACGCACCTACGATGGCAAACGGCGATGTTGTACTGCTTGAAAACGTGCGCTTCAACACCGGGGAGAAGAAAGACGACGAACAGCTCGCTAAGCAGTACGCCGCCCTGTGTGATATTTTCGTGATGGATGCTTTCGGTACTGCACACCGCGCCCAAGCGTCTACCCATGGCGTCGCGCGTTTTGCACCGAAAGCCTGTGCGGGCCCGCTGCTTGCCCAGGAACTGGACGCGTTGGAAAAGGCGCTAGCCCATCCTGCGCGCCCCATGGCGGCGATTGTCGGTGGCTCGAAAGTCTCGACCAAGTTGGACGTACTGACCGCCCTCTCCGAAAAATGCGACCAGTTGATTGTCGGCGGTGGGATCGCCAACACCTTTATTGCCGCCGCAGGCTATAATGTTGGCAAATCGCTCCATGAAGCGGATTTAATCGGCCAAGCGAAAGCTCTGATGGAAAAAGTCGCCATTCCCCTGCCCACCGATGTCGTGGTAGCCACTGAGTTTTCAGAATCCGCCGATGCGGTGGTCAAACCGGTGGACCAGGTGGAAGACAACGAAATGATCTTGGATATCGGCCCGGATACCGCAGCGCATTTAGCCAGCCTGTTGAAAGATGCAGGCACGATTCTTTGGAATGGCCCGGTCGGCGTTTTTGAAATTGACCAGTTTGGCAAAGGTACCGAGGTGATTGCCCACGCCATTGCCAACAGCAGCGCTTTCTCCATTGCCGGCGGCGGTGATACGTTGGCGGCGATTGATAAATACGCCATTGCTGATCGTGTTTCGTACATATCAACCGGCGGAGGTGCCTTTCTAGAATACGTAGAAGGCAAGCAACTGCCTGCTGTTACCGCACTCGAAGCGGCCGCCCAACGCAGTTAA
- a CDS encoding LrgB family protein, with the protein MPTEILALLTETPLFAVGLTLTAYLLGSALFNRLNQPAWLPAILVASLLLAAMLAVLGLPYATYQEGAGWLTVLLGPATVALGMPLYQQLPRIRALWRPLAVCLPIAAALAACYALGIAWLMGSPGQILASIAAKSVTAPIAIGITEQLDGSVALLMGALLVTGVVTIPFVSLSARILSIDDERIIGFALGLNGHAIGTVRAFELSPTAGAFASLGMSLTGIFTALLLPLAWRLIGVGN; encoded by the coding sequence ATGCCCACTGAGATTTTGGCATTGCTCACAGAAACGCCATTGTTTGCCGTGGGGCTAACACTGACGGCGTACTTGTTGGGTAGTGCACTCTTTAATCGCCTCAATCAGCCTGCCTGGCTGCCCGCGATCCTGGTCGCTTCGCTGCTACTCGCCGCGATGCTTGCGGTCCTTGGGCTGCCTTATGCGACCTACCAGGAAGGCGCCGGCTGGCTGACGGTGCTACTGGGTCCTGCGACGGTTGCGCTGGGCATGCCTCTCTATCAGCAACTGCCACGTATTCGTGCTCTCTGGCGTCCGTTAGCGGTCTGCTTACCTATCGCTGCGGCGCTCGCCGCCTGTTATGCCCTGGGTATTGCCTGGCTGATGGGTAGCCCCGGGCAGATACTCGCCTCTATTGCCGCCAAATCGGTCACAGCCCCCATTGCCATAGGGATTACGGAACAGCTGGATGGCAGCGTGGCACTGTTAATGGGGGCGCTGCTGGTCACGGGGGTCGTCACCATTCCATTTGTCAGTCTCTCCGCAAGAATTTTAAGCATTGATGATGAACGCATCATCGGTTTTGCACTCGGCCTGAATGGACACGCTATCGGCACCGTGCGGGCATTTGAGCTAAGCCCCACCGCTGGCGCATTTGCCTCGCTGGGCATGAGTCTGACCGGCATTTTTACCGCGCTACTGTTGCCGCTGGCGTGGCGGCTGATAGGCGTGGGCAACTGA